The Actinomycetota bacterium nucleotide sequence TCATGATCCAAGGCGGTGACCCGCTCGGCACCGGAACGGGCGGCCCGGGCTACAAGTTCGAGGACGAGACCAAGGGCGGCCCTTCGTTCGACAAGCCGGGGTTGCTCGCGATGGCGAACGCGGGACCGAACACCAACGGCTCTCAGTTCTTCATCACCGAGGTGGCTACGCCCCACTTGACCGGCAAGCACACGATCTTCGGCAAGGTCGTGTCGGGCTTCGAGATCGTGCAGAAGATCGCGCACGTCCCCACGTCGAGCGACCGTCCGAAGGAGCCGGTGGTCCTGGAGTCGGTCGAGATCGAGGAAAGCTAGTCGCGGCGGATCGCGGGGGCCGGGCGCGGAGGCACTGAACGGTGGCTGACATG carries:
- a CDS encoding peptidylprolyl isomerase → MQKFATFKTSLGEIRVLLTPEHAPKTVDNFVGLATGKKEWTDPRSGEKRYDSLYNGTVFHRVIPNFMIQGGDPLGTGTGGPGYKFEDETKGGPSFDKPGLLAMANAGPNTNGSQFFITEVATPHLTGKHTIFGKVVSGFEIVQKIAHVPTSSDRPKEPVVLESVEIEES